In a single window of the Porites lutea chromosome 14, jaPorLute2.1, whole genome shotgun sequence genome:
- the LOC140925043 gene encoding LOW QUALITY PROTEIN: NLR family CARD domain-containing protein 4-like (The sequence of the model RefSeq protein was modified relative to this genomic sequence to represent the inferred CDS: substituted 1 base at 1 genomic stop codon): MVIQLSLPLTTYHLPLSKNKRTTVKRKNNKKGKKERTATGNVRNPPELNKVRPSFADIKAITKPSKDAGLPVDILLLTVTNCEFLACYSELKNPYRCWFDDLGYVYFSDVGEGQEELKVALLRCYRNGIGPSGALVSVKNAASVLRPKAVISVGTCSGLNPAKSKLGDVVVSAKLATYASKVVTNNQEQSTGMRSHVSKRFLNVIKNCTDGWQAPLKNPEAQQVQVYTDAEFLSGPEQVRAEWRRDQLAETNPQAMAIENEGEGVFTAAFDCQIEWLIVKGIADYADGSQLPSESWSSCTSVMAASLVANILSEPCVFHSWPHYQDISEQTSASRSKEQLPSPSDAANAFLEWSQNQLCSFYNSTASQLMITPWDRDNTMDIDEVYVQLTLLRDYRKLAGTTKERLQDYSELFASHGHHLIPKRILVYGRPGIGKSTLTKKLAVDWSRGNKEILTKFAVVLLIKLRDVCNTQDFCAMLQKAELLSAGDPMVFSQLYDYILRNQQKVLLILDGYDEYSAEPSSPVHQIWKGSQLRDCTLLVTTRPRKKDELRPGSHAQFEINGFDQWQVETFALKFLRDQTKVDKFTAFLRKRSLWDLAEIPLLLLMLVLSWEVSDYQGPSTSRANLYNSFCQTLLDHVTAKTSDETFRSMDEYREDLAKLGELAWQALLNDCLYFKLSNVPKDIRLFLDKFIDFGFLQTSNLSNSPRPEKLASFLHKSVQEFLAASFLVRGVENANEFFNCLSKVDSFERFMELSEVFKFVSELSSKATVAVFSHLKMIREKEGLTDHNFCENPSIEELTEEQVMFYRISLDLFFSCPASDRKNVYPSFLQCVNGLLLIEDEQLPKVSSEHCLRSTNFHKPDYVFFDVGDYFEEWDDQMFSVMSDLDTVFVTCSGDVKSVNRYDHSLPGDYFLKKVGHRFVCYLTRLKYLPIGVLTSLISAPESSLXKPVHKLQNHDVCSSLQLTEKTSDQTLKHSLSYLRQIEIYGIDEDPTSELGGLVILLSNLHHVPRLSELELCGVGMGNQECQSLATALKYVDKLRLLGLSSNPLGHGISELAKHLHSVPHLERLSLNDTQMGEEEVTALALSLKNVTQLSALDLSNNPLGHGVSELAKHLHSVPHLEYLGLNNTQMGEEEVTSLALSLKHVTQLSALELSNNPLGHGISELAKHLHSVPHLEELHLADTQMGEEEVTALAHVFIYVPKRHYFSLNKNPLGRGVTELIKCLRSSPQGFCLSLTEVQLTEKEATELCTLENEGDIIFFTDYSVSFSFVICIINARNTQERPGRRKGSVLQRTCVAILIHTKKDTLIFVKENLSNSGPVETTIANVFCLSLDVPQGGID, from the exons ATGGTAATACAGCTCAGCTTACCACTGACCACTTACCACTTACCACTTTCAAAGAACAAAAGAACCacagtaaaaagaaagaataacaagaaaggaaagaaagaaagaactgCAACAGGGAATGTTAGGAATCCTCCTGAGCTTAATAAAGTTCGTCCTTCCTTTGCTGATATTAAGGCAATAACTAAACCATCAAAAGATGCTGGTCTTCCTGTTGACATTCTGTTACTTACAGTTACAAACTGTGAGTTCTTAGCTTGTTACAGTGAACTAAAAAACCCCTATAGATGTTGGTTTGATGATCTTGGCTATGTTTACTTTTCTGATGTGGGTGAAGGTCAAGAAGAGTTGAAAGTTGCTTTATTAAGATGTTACAGAAATGGTATTGGTCCCAGTGGTGCTCTTGTATCTGTAAAGAATGCTGCCTCGGTGCTAAGACCCAAAGCAGTTATTTCCGTAGGCACATGTAGTGGCCTCAACCCTGCAAAATCCAAGTTAGGAGATGTTGTTGTGTCTGCCAAATTAGCAACATATGCATCGAAAGTAGTGACCAACAATCAAGAGCAGTCAACTGGCATGAGAAGTCATGTGAGCAAACGCTTTCTGAATGTCATTAAGAATTGCACTGATGGGTGGCAAGCACCTTTGAAGAACCCTGAAGCACAGCAAGTTCAAGTTTATACTGATGCTGAGTTTCTGAGTGGTCCGGAACAAGTCAGAGCTGAGTGGCGGAGGGATCAACTTGCTGAAACCAATCCTCAGGCAATGGCAATAGAAAATGAAGGAGAAG GAGTGTTTACAGCAGCATTTGACTGTCAAATTGAGTGGTTAATTGTGAAAGGGATAGCTGATTACGCAGATGGTTCTCAGTTGCCTTCAGAGAGTTGGTCTTCCTGTACCAGTGTGATGGCAGCATCTCTTGTTGCAAACATTTTGAGTGAGCCCTGTGTTTTTCATTCATGGCCTCATTACCAAG ATATATCAGAGCAGACCTCAGCCAGCAGATCAAAGGAACAGTTACCAAGTCCTTCAG atgCTGCAAATGCTTTTTTGGAGTGGAGTCAAAATCAGCTTTGCTCATTTTACAACAGCACCGCAAGCCAGTTAATGATTACTCCTTGGGACCGGGATAATACCATGGACATTGATGAGGTGTATGTACAGTTAACACTGCTAAGAGATTACAGAAAACTTGCTggaacaacaaaagaaaggcTTCAAGATTACAGTGAGCTATTCGCAAGCCATGGTCATCATCTAATTCCTAAGAGAATTTTAGTGTATGGGAGGCCAGGAATAGGAAAGTCGACGTTGACAAAGAAACTCGCCGTTGACTGGTCACGAGGTAATAAAGAAATCCTAACGAAGTTTGCTGTTGTACTTTTAATCAAGCTCCGTGATGTTTGCAACACACAGGACTTCTGTGCCATGCTACAAAAGGCGGAGCTGTTGTCCGCAGGTGACCCTATGGTGTTTAGCCAATTGTATGATTACATTCTTCGTAACCAACAGAAAGTCCTACTTATTTTAGACGGTTATGATGAATATAGCGCCGAACCATCATCGCCAGTCCATCAGATTTGGAAAGGCAGTCAATTGAGAGATTGCACTCTTCTTGTGACTACACGACCTCGGAAAAAAGATGAGTTAAGACCAGGAAGTCATGCTCAGTTTGAAATTAATGGGTTTGATCAGTGGCAAGTGGAAACATTTGCCCTTAAGTTTCTTCGTGACCAAACAAAAGTAGACAAGTTCACCGCGTTTTTGAGAAAGCGCAGCCTCTGGGATTTAGCAGAAATTCCACTTCTTCTGTTGATGCTGGTTCTAAGCTGGGAGGTTTCTGATTATCAAGGACCATCAACATCCCGTGCAAATCTGTACAACAGTTTTTGTCAGACGCTGCTCGATCACGTGACCGCAAAAACCTCAGATGAGACATTTAGAAGCATGGATGAATACAGAGAAGACCTCGCAAAGTTAGGGGAACTTGCCTGGCAGGCACTTTTAAATGACTGTCTTTATTTCAAGCTCAGCAATGTGCCTAAGGACATTCGGTTATTCCTTGACAAGTTTATCGATTTTGGCTTTCTGCAGACTTCTAATCTTTCAAACTCTCCTCGTCCTGAGAAACTGGCGTCCTTTCTCCATAAATCGGTGCAAGAGTTCCTTGCCGCCTCGTTTTTAGTTCGTGGTGTAGAAAATGCCAACGAATTCTTCAACTGTCTGTCTAAAGTCGACTCATTTGAACGGTTCATGGAGCTATCTgaagttttcaaatttgtttcaGAGTTGTCATCAAAAGCTACCGTTGCTGTTTTTAGCCATCTGAAGATGATACGAGAAAAAGAAGGTCTGACTGATCACAACTTTTGTGAAAACCCCTCTATTGAGGAGCTCACTGAAGAACAAGTAATGTTTTATCGTATTAGTctcgatctttttttttcttgccctgCTTCAGATAGGAAAAATGTCTATCCGTCATTTCTGCAATGCGTTAATGGTCTTTTATTGATAGAGGATGAACAACTGCCTAAAGTTTCCAGCGAACATTGCCTGAGATCAACAAATTTCCATAAGCCAGATTATGTATTTTTTGATGTAGGGGATTACTTCGAAGAGTGGGATGATCAAATGTTCTCTGTCATGTCCGATTTGGATACTGTTTTTGTGACATGTTCTGGTGACGTAAAATCCGTCAATAGGTACGACCATTCATTGCCTGGTGACTATTTCTTAAAGAAAGTCGGACATCGATTTGTGTGctatttaactcgccttaaaTACCTGCCCATTGGAGTGCTTACGTCATTAATATCAGCACCAGAGTCCTCTCTTTAAAAGCCTGTGCACAAGTTACAGAATCATGATGTTTGCAGCTCTTTGCAGTTAACTGAGAAAACATCTGACCAGACTCTGAAGCACTCTCTGTCATATTTGAGACAGATTGAAATTTACGGTATTGATGAGGACCCAACAAGTGAACTTGGTGGACTTGTCATTTTACTGAGTAATCTTCACCATGTGCCTCGACTATCTGAACTTGAGTTATGTGGTGTTGGTATGGGGAATCAAGAGTGTCAGTCACTTGCCACTGCTTTAAAGTATGTTGATAAGTTACGCTTACTGGGGTTATCAAGTAACCCACTCGGTCACGGGATAAGTGAGCTTGCCAAACACCTGCACAGTGTACCTCATCTGGAAAGGCTGTCCCTGAATGATACACAGATGGGTGAAGAGGAAGTCACAGCTTTAGCCCTTAGTTTAAAGAATGTGACTCAGCTGAGTGCACTTGACTTATCAAACAACCCACTCGGTCACGGAGTAAGTGAGCTTGCCAAACATCTGCACAGTGTACCTCATCTGGAATATCTGGGCCTGAATAATACACAGATGGGTGAAGAGGAAGTCACATCTTTAGCCCTTAGTTTAAAGCATGTGACTCAACTGAGTGCACTTGAATTATCAAACAACCCACTCGGTCACGGGATAAGTGAGCTTGCCAAACATCTGCACAGTGTACCTCATCTGGAAGAGCTGCATCTGGCTGATACACAGATGGGTGAAGAGGAAGTTACAGCTTTAGCCCATGTATTTATCTACGTACCAAAACGGCATTACTTTTCGCTTAACAAAAATCCTCTGGGCCGCGGAGTGACTGAACTAATCAAGTGTCTCAGAAGTAGTCCTCAGGGTTTCTGTCTCAGTCTAACAGAGGTTCAACTGACAGAGAAAGAAGCGACTGAGCTGTGCACTTTAGAAAATGAAGGGGACATCATCTTCTTCACAGATTATAGTGTAAGTTTCTCTTTTGTTATTTGCATTATTAATGCTCGTAATACCCAAGAACGTCCTGGTAGACGAAAAGGAAGCGTTCTTCAAAGGACCTGTGTCGCCATTCTTATCCATACCAAAAAAGACACACTGatttttgtaaaagaaaacttGTCGAATAGTGGTCCAGTCGAGACAACAATTGCCAATGTATTTTGTCTGTCTTTAGATGTCCCGCAGGGTGGAATAGATTAA